CCAGATTCTGTAAAGCCTCGAGAACGTGACGCTCGTCTGAGCCGACGATGTGATGATTTAGATTTACAGTGTAGCTCCCCCTCTAGCCATTTTCTAGAGACCGGTTGTATCCGGTTTGATGAAAACCGGACATTGGTTACGACTTACGAATGGTTATTTGAGACGAACGCACTTTTACCTCGGAAATGAAGTCTGGGGGCCGGGGCTTCCGTCTTGAAATACAAGAGCATACATTTGTCGCTCACGAACCACCGCGTTGTCAGAAACACCCGCAGCGATGTCATAGGTCGGACGAGGGATAGGACGGAAATCAATAAATGAGGgtaacttgtttttttgtcggcAAAAGAAGTGCAAGTAAATTCGAATCGTTTCTGACGACGACTCGGTAGCAGCTAGAAATGAATCTTCCTCGGTTGGACGCATTTCTCCGAGGGACGAAGTTCCGGAATCGTTCAGGACGGATTGGTTATTATTAACGGCCTTGCTTTCAAATGACTGCTGGCTGGAGGAGGCGTCGCTCATCAAGTCGCAAGAATCGGCTTCAAACATCCAACGAAGAGTCACTTCATAAAGGCTTGAAAACCTCCAATCATCGTTTGAATCTTCGGGGACCACCAGATGACCGCCCGCCGTTGTGATGGCGACCGATGCAGTTGAGGGCTCAGCTATTCTTTTGATCGCAGACGGTGAACTGGAAGCAGAGGCATAGCCGCTGCTACGACGTGATCTCTGACCATTGATTCCAGTCACAATTCGAGTTTCGTCGATGTGCAGGATATCCACCATTTTGCCCACAGCGCAGTCCAGTAGAACATCTTCTTCGATGACCGTTTCTACTGGAATGCTAGCGACTCCcttgattttaaataaacgACAAAAGAAACTCCGATAAGTCATTATAGATTATACATTAGATTGCTGTGATAAGCGTGTTGTACCATGGGACTTATGGATGTTGCGCATTTCTTTCTGGGTCGTAGGAAGATCCATTTATCCTTGTCGACTTGAATCACGCGGCCGCTCCCGTCATCGGTAGCGACAGTGGATGGATTAACAGTTTCGGGAGCGATGTCGGCGATCCAGCCTCTTCGTTTGGCCCAAGTCGGCCACTGATGTTGGGCAAACTCTTCGAAATTCTTCAGCATCGAATCAAACGACAGAGGCGATTTGCTAGGCGATTCGAGTTGTTCGTGCTGAGGATCGGCGCTAACAGCTCTTCTGCGGAAGGAAGGCGAAGCGGGCAACGAAATGCTGGTTCTTTTCCCATCTCCGACTTCTTCACTGTAAATCGAGCAGCAAATTGAgaataaacaaattgaaaaatgaaagtcTCCCAAAAACGACAGCCTTACCTGTGTACGCGCTTAAGGGATTGTCGGTGAGAGGTCGGAGAAGTCAGTCGGCTATTGGGGGGTTGATGATTGTTTAAGCTTAGTGATTGTCCCATCTCGAGACCATTCGTCTTTGTTGCTTGATCGATATATAGTCTTGGCAGCAGGCAGACTTTTCCAGGCTGAGTCGCACGATATATCGACCAACGCCGCCGATATGTAGCGTTTAGAGATAAAACACGTTACGACAATCAATCCACGAACGACTGACTCTTCATTTTCGCAACCACACCAAGACAATGTGTCATACTCACAAGCGAGTCGTCAACAACACCGACTGCacaagataaaaatataagcTGCTGGCCAGATAAGAAAGTTGCGCACGTCACAGATTTGTTTCACGAATCGTCAGAGGAATTCTAGCAAAATGTTGGggggaaaacctttttttctccacgCTGTCGTGAATTGTAGCGTCTGCGCAGAATGAACAACACTCTAGTAAAAAGGTCAGCAATGCTCAATTTCTTTCGGTCGAAATCCTACGACGGCTTCAGTTCGATAGTTGGCACTGAGTCAAAGCGTTCCCGACAACTCGGTCGATACAATTGAAGATCATATCGTCGTTCAGCCAGCGTTCGGTCGTGACGGTGGCTGGAAGGAGACTAGTGGGAGAGCCAGTAACTGCCCCTTGTGTAACTCTCACAAAaacgggtgtgtgtgtatcaaagagagagagagccacctgaaagaaaaaaatgaatcgattGGTTGTCCACCTAGTGGAGGACTTGGGTAGTTGACAAAACCTGTTTTAATCAAATCTTTGGCTGTccaaaatgatgatgataagaaaggtgtaaataaatcaaatcaaatcgagTTTGAGCTTGATCATTTATGGGTCGAAATAAAGCTCAACCATGACTAAAGCAATCGACGAAAGCTTTTGCGTTTTTAACTCGACCTTGGCAGCTTCTACTAACTCACTTTCTATAAAGTAAAGACGTCTTTGGTTCGGTAGCTATGTgctgattttctcttttatgaattttttttcctcggaCGGCGAAGGTGTTGTTACATGCAAACTTAAAAAGAGCTAACGTCCCCGTCATCAATAAAGGGTTTTCTCAAGAACGACCATGAGGACTTTCCTGAATAACAGACAAAGAATGTCCTTGGGGTTCGATATGACTGAACACAGCAGACCTCGCCTATTCCACCCGAGGACgtttaaaattacatttcgAAACCCTCCaccgaaaaatttcaatttctactCCATATTAATTCGCTAAGAGTATATATTAATCGGCCGGCGTATGCGAcgggaaattttattttaaggcTGTTGCGGTACGCGCCTCATATTCTGAACAATAGCACTACACGCGTGTACTGTCGCGGGATTGCGAGAGATTCCATCCCTTGGATTTATTTTAAGAATGAACAGGCCAAGTGGATACAGTTCACTTTGAACTGTGGAATGTCACCTTTCCTAAGGTACTAAAACGGTACGCACGATTGAAAAATCATAACATCTAATGTTACTGATGGCATCTGTAGACATTAGTccacaaattgttttttatttcacgacATTTTTCCCTGACACCATTTTCACTCAAGCATTCTTTATGCACAAattgttttgtaaaaaaataaataagtaaaataactCCTGACTTGAGCTAGTTAACAGTTTACTAAATGAGGTACATAAATGAGGTTTTTGGATTTGAAAGGCAACCTACTAATTGTGCGATATGAACCGTTGTTGTACTGATTTTCGGtattttccaaacttttttaccttttgggTTTTACGATATCAAGTTATCTTGTTCCCACAGAATTTACCGATTTTTTGCCGTCAGACAGAACTATTTCTGTCTACAACCCCATTACCATATTGATGCCAAAAAAGTTCATTAAATTCTAAAGGTGACCGGTATTTCGAGAGTCGAAcgtttttttctatatatttagGAAAAATATCCTTCAAGTGTTATCTGCTGATTTTCTGCCAATCGGTTTTATTTAATCTCGCAAACAGGAAACAGCAGCAAACAGGAAGCAACTAAGCAAGTAAGCAACACAcactttttaatttctgaCAACGTTGCTTGGCCATGCTTTTAGATTTTACGTCGTCTGCTACCTACTATTATTGTTTGAAcctttgaaattcaatttggtaGTGATGTTTCGTTAACGATAACGGATAACGTGAAAAGTCCGTTAACGGACCTTTTTTGGGGTTCGTTAACTTAACGGATAACGCTAACGTTTGGCATTTTTCAGACGTTATTTTCAgacgttatttttgtttttaacagcgctgccaaatatgaaatttttggatttttcaaaatgaaatttgtattttttgcgCGCTTCCAACATTTTACTGTAGTAGGTTGACTatgaaaacgaatttaaaTAGCCAATGACAGTGAGCAGTAGTCTTCTTAGCTTCtctgaggtttttttttgctttcaaaacGTGGCAAACGAAACTGTATAAGTAGAGTAGGGAAACAACTAGAATCAGAGTGTAAATCTTTAATGTCAGATTCAGACTCTGATGCTCCTGTTGACGGTGAATAAGCGTGGCATCTGCGATGTTAGAAGATCTCGAAAGAAGATTTAATTTCATGACAGATTAAAGAGATCCTGATTTCGACTGCTCCTACCTTCTAGCCACTTCCCTCGACTGCATTGAAACTGAACTTTTAGACAACTTCCACTTTGCAAGTCATGAATTTGATCCTTCTAAGGATCCACCAGTTCAAGATGTGATCTCTTACTGGAAGGATTTGTCTGGTCGTTTCCCCTAATTATCCAAAATGGCCTATAATTTACTGGTTATACCAGTTTCTTCGGCATCATCTGAACGCGAATTTTCCATTGCCGGATGGCACTGTCTAGGACACAAAAATAGGACGGCGGAAGAAGTTTTGGCCGCAAAAGTCTTCCTCACTTGCAATAAGGATTTATTGAGGCCTTTACTTTTTTAGTtggaacttgtttttttttcttttgtctgtgCGTTTATTTAATCCgcagtttctgttttttttagttgatcaTTGCTTCATTGTGACATTGTTCAACGCCAGCAGCAATTTAAATATAAGTAATCAAGACCGTGACTGATTTCAGTGATTTGAtagtgcaatttttttattaaataacggTAAAAATAACGTCGAATTTTCGTTAACGGAGACATTTTTAACGGCGTTAATTAACGGCGTTAACGAACGTGAAAAAATTGGACATCGTTAACTTAACGGATAACGCTAACGTTTAGAAAAAGCACTAACGAAACATCACTACAATTTGgtaatgaattatttcactTACGTCAGTGTAAACTCAGTACTCCAAAACTAATATATGTTCtgtttaattacaatttagTGTTTCCGATTACGCATCACGTCACTGTATGCGTTGATTCTATTtccaatacaaatttaaacatGGCAACTGACCACAAGTAAGTCATGTTTTATGAAGTTTTTTTGCGGGCACTTTGATATCAACCTCTTAATTCAGAACACTGCAACCATTGGAATTTTACAAGACTTTCCTTGATCGCAAGTCACGCCCAGACGGTCGGAAACTGCtggaattcagaaaaatgacTCTAAATGCTGGTTCCATAGGAACAGCTGATGGCTCAGCTATTGTCAAATGTGGAAATACTACTGTCATTTGTGGCATCAAAGCTGTAAAACACTcataactatttttttcaaaaactattaTCAACAATAATCTATCAAATCCAGGAACTAGCTGCTCCAGAAAGAGAGGAGCCTTCTAAAGGCTTCATCATCCCAAATGTGACACTGCCATCCTTATGTTCTTCACAAATAAAATCTGGCCCTCCTGGAGAAACAGCTCAAGCTGCTACCCAGTTTATAGCTGAATTAGTCAATAACAATATTATTATGGACTTGGAAACATTGTGCATAAAGGTTTCAAAATGGGCTTGGGTTCTTCATTGTGATCTACTCTGCATTAACCTTGATGGGAGTTTACTAGATGCTTGTGTGATGGCATTAGTAGCTGCACTGAAAAATTGTAATTCTATTCTAaagttttatgttttattttctataatcTAATTCATTCACTGATTCATTACAGTGAAACTTCCCATTGTGAGTTATGATGAGGAGATGGACAAACTAGTTTCCaacccaaatgaaaaaatgagttTTGACACAATTAAGCAGCCAGTTACATCAACATTCTCCTTATTTGATAAGTAtgtgcttaaaaaaaaaacatgaagaaACTTCTATGAAATCATGATTTCTCATTATTTTGAACAGTGGTATTTTGATCAGTGATCCTACATTTGAAGAGGAGCAGTTGGCTGCTGGATTAACATCTATTACCATGGAGGGTACTTCAGTTACACATATGTATAAgccaggtaaaaaaatttctatgatGTTCTTAAATTTGGACATAACCTTCCCTTGACTTTACAGGAGGATGTACTTTAGATGAGAAACAGGTGAAAAAACTTATTCAGCAATCAGAATTGAAAACAAAGGAGGTTGCAAGATTGATTGAAGAGGCTTGTTCATCATCTATTGCTGAACGATGAAATTGTTCGTCATTCCTTGTTTGGTATTGAAAATAATACAGTTTCAAATGTCAGTTTCAATTCAAAGTTTTCtcaatctaaattttttacttcatGATTAAAAACATTCAACTACTTTCAATTTTACGTAACCGATGTATTTAACTCGCGTGAGCTATCATCACAGGAATGATTCATACAACATGTTAATAATAATCCTGGAGGCACTAGCCGAAACAAGTAATTAAcagtattaaaaaaatcgatacCAAGTAGAATATATAAATAGCCTGCATTAACCAACAGATAAGGTTGAATCTATtcagaattttgaaattgacaatttttttttactgaacaGGGAAATAAACAGTCACAACTTATTTTAAGGCGCGTTTACGTAGCAAGAAAACCATCAGAGCAGAGCAAAGCCAACCCCTTTTCTTTGCTGTTTGGCCATTTGAAAGCATTGGATAAAGAAATCCTTGGTAGTGGGATTGAGGAAAAACTCCATTGTGGCGATAGAAGATGTTTGATTGGTCGTCACATCTTGAACCGTCTCTACTGCAGCTTCCGGTAGGAAATATGGTGTTGTAAGCCTAACAAACTCGCTGACTCGCTGATAATCATAATGGGGATTGAAATCATCGTCGCGCCTAGCTTCCACGAGCACTGGGGCGCTCAAAGGAGTAGGTCTGACCAGGATCAGAGTTGGGTCAGTTTTGTGAGCCCAGCAGTCAACTTCATTCAAATCTAGGACCACTTGTACTTCTCCATCTTCAGCGTTGAGAACACAAAAATTCTGGGTGGAAACGAGCAATATCACAGGCGCTAATTGCTCGCGAATGGGCAGAGCATCATTAACACGTGCTCTCATCGCCTCTAAACAGCAGCAGATCCGACTAGCTTTGGTATGGTGGCCTGTCAACGGTGGCGTCTCGTCGTTCAATTTCCATAAAATTTTGGTCGGTCCAGAGCATATTAAATCCAGCTGATTGGAAGCGAGCAATTGAGGTCGCCGAGCTTGAAAGGGTTCACTCCATTGGGTTGCGCTCAAGAGTCCTTGACCAGTTTGGGCAACCAGATCGGCTGCTCCTGAAATAGGTTTGGCGACCACGCCTACAATTCCTTTAGTTAGTCCGACTGCCAGACCGCGCGGACTTACTGTTCCGTCTTCAATCAGCGATTGAAGTGGATGATGAGCCAATCCACCTAAAGCTCCAAGTAAGCTCAATCCCAATGCGCTGAGACCCCAGCCGATTCCTTGAACCAAAcctaaaaaaatagttaaaaaaaaaatatatatatatatttttatttatcgcaCATCAccgcaaaataaataaatagcaaAATAGTTACCTTGcggttttttccttcttccttcttcgCTTCGCTGTTGAAAATCCAAGTCGAAGGAGAGTCGATCAACGTTACGAGCCACGCTACTTGCTAATTGGGTGACGGATGTCACAGTTCCGGCTGTTACGTGACTGACCAAAGAAGCCGAACCATTGAAAATTCCGGCGAGGAACCCTCTTGGACCTCGCCAAATACCCTGATACGGTAACCGAACGAAATCTTTCAAGCCAAGGGTAACCGTTCGAGCCAAGGCGGTGGGCGATCCAAGCAATTCCATAGATCCTACAACCCATCCGGCTTTGAAGAGAGCACTGGACACGTAATGCATGGCTAATGTCTGGCCCAGTCTGTATGGTGTTGTCAATACTAACGAGCGTTCAAAAGCGTCCAGCCGGAGTGGGGAATGATCCAGAGCGATGTAGAGTTTGACAGAACTGCGGAGACTCAAGTCAAGCGAAATGGCGCGCACTTTCAATTGATCTAAATTGACTGAGACTGAGAGGCTGGATAACACTTCAGCGACTCGATCCGGAAATGAGACAAGCTCGGATGATTGATTGGATCCTTTCTTCAAAGTCGGCGTGCTGAATGAAAAAGTATTCAGGTAATCCATGGCGGCCACGATGAATCGATCttcaataaagagaaaaatgggatCCAATTGGAAATCCAGCGAAGTAGGGCGACCAGAGTCGGTCAAGCCCAGTTCCAAGACAACCAACGCACTTTGTCGGAGTGCATCCAATAATTTCGCCAGCGATTTCTGTTGCCAGGTGGGAGGATTCTGGGCTAAAAATATGACGGGGAAATCGAAACCTTGAACTTCTTCATCTCGTGATCTTGCTTCCGGCGTATTTGACTGCGGCTGGTACAATTGATTATCCATTTGAACATGTCCACAGCGAGACGTGATTCGTCGGACCGAAGAATTTTGAAAGTAATCCACCAGAAAGTGATCCACAGTCAGCCGAGACATTTCTCGGCGTTGGGCAGTCGTGTCATCGCGAAAGCAAACGCTAATTTCAGGCCAGTAAACCGTCAAATTCAAATCCTTCTCTTCGGAAACAGCATTGGTAATTCTGGCCAACTGATTGCCAGCCAAATCATGAAGAACTTTACATTCATTTTCCGTTTTACAGGGTGAACGTAGAGCGGGTCGTGGTGGTCGGATTGCAACGTCTTGTACTGGTGAGGGCGGAGCGACGGGAGGCGGAATTTCAATTCGCCCTCTGATATCAGAAGCAGATATCTCAACCCGACTAACCGGTTCAATGTAAATGGCCGTTTGATTAGGTGTACTCGTCCGAACCATCCGGACCATCACGTCGATACTTGGAGACAAGCAAAGGAATTGATCGTAGGTGTGACTTGGATGAACAGGATTGCTCCACTTCGGGCTAGTCTCTTCTAAAGCCAACAACAATCTGGGAAGATTTACAGGTGGTGAGACGTCAGTGTAGCGCAGCTGACCCCAGGGTGGCGTGTAAAAAGCAGCTTCATTAGAGCGAATCACTCCGTGCCAATTAAAGTTGGGGCAATCCGGTTCCGGATGACCGGGAACGCTATCAGAAGCCTGGCCGTATGCCAAAGTCAATTCGGTTCGATTGATGAGAACCCACAATGGATCAGGGTCGACATTTACAGACAGATAGACTAGTCCACTTTGTTCCAGCCGAGTAATGACGAGAGGACAATTGTCGGATGTTTCGGATTCAAGACTCCCACAAGACAACGGGACAGAAACGGAGTAGCGTTGCGGGTTGATATGatgagaatttgaatttcgcgaACTATGACCAGGATGGTAAAGTTGGATTGGACAACTCCAGTCGGAACAAAGTCGAATGGATAAGTAGAGACTCTCTGAATGTTTTCCTGTGCTCTGCCAAAATAACAGAGGAATGGCACGGGACTCATCTTTGGGTTCTACAAGGGTCGCTTTGCAAGCCAAAAGGCTGTCCCCAATTAAACATCCGATTTTTAACAGACTGGGCGTGGCGTTGTGGATGCGGAACGTTGGCTGGATGGACAGGATGCGGATTCCTTCGTGCATTTTTGACGTCAACGTCAAATAGCACATTGCTCCATTGCTTTTAGTTATTTGAACCGTACAGAATCCTTCCAAGGGGATGGCACCTTCGACTCTCGGTCGGTACATGAAATGAAAGTGATCCTGATCCTGTAAAAGTAGTGGCTGAGAATAGAACACGGAATCAAGTTGTCCATCTTCAATAAAGCCAATCTGGAAGGTGTCGTCGTTCATAGGTGGTGGCGCCATGACTGCCCGATTGGGAAGAGTCCAACATCCGGCGGAATCATTGACTCGTTTCAATACTAAATCGATGCCAGAGTGGTTGACCACCAACGCCCAAGGTTTCAGTTCGACAAGTAGCGAATGGCAGCGTTGGTGTAAGCTGGAGAAGGTGACTCGAACGTCCGTTTTGGGTTGTGGTATATCGGCCGAGCAGTCGATAAAATCCACATTCTCAGCGAAGGGCCATTTCTCAAGTTGGTCGTTTGTGAATAGTTCTTCAAGCAAATCGTTGATATACGGAGTTTGCTGACCGGATAGTGTGACGTTTTGCGAGGCCATCGTCCATGACAGCGGAACCGGTGGAGTAGATTCCGGCAGAGTGGAGCTCAGTTGAAAGCTCAGCTGATGGCCGTGATCAACACTGCCCGGGCATTCAAGGACGGATTGACTACCACGTCCTTCAATCTCTGAGAAAAGTGACGAGTTGAGTCCGGGCGTTCGCAAATGTAGTCGTAGCGGTTGTGGCAAATACGATCGTACCATGTAGAGTGGAGAGAAGAGaacctgtttaaaaaaaccttttgttcTTAGTTCTGCTTTTGgcctaaatttttaaattttaggttCAGAACTTAAAAGAATTTACCAATAATCTTGAATGATGCTGATCAACTTTTTCTGTCCACATGTGGCACCACAAATTCAGCGAATCACCTTTGTCCTTTTGAGCCActataatcaataa
This region of Daphnia pulex isolate KAP4 chromosome 9, ASM2113471v1 genomic DNA includes:
- the LOC124202359 gene encoding uncharacterized protein LOC124202359, with amino-acid sequence MGQSLSLNNHQPPNSRLTSPTSHRQSLKRVHSEEVGDGKRTSISLPASPSFRRRAVSADPQHEQLESPSKSPLSFDSMLKNFEEFAQHQWPTWAKRRGWIADIAPETVNPSTVATDDGSGRVIQVDKDKWIFLRPRKKCATSISPMGVASIPVETVIEEDVLLDCAVGKMVDILHIDETRIVTGINGQRSRRSSGYASASSSPSAIKRIAEPSTASVAITTAGGHLVVPEDSNDDWRFSSLYEVTLRWMFEADSCDLMSDASSSQQSFESKAVNNNQSVLNDSGTSSLGEMRPTEEDSFLAATESSSETIRIYLHFFCRQKNKLPSFIDFRPIPRPTYDIAAGVSDNAVVRERQMYALVFQDGSPGPQTSFPRDIACIELVQQIVEAHPHLSGWEPKKLAIYEKSWQPGKTSRARLRRLNDFDCPLLLAQHWQADDTNLDASSCAKTLILQESQNGDIPWEEFTVAELSSFLKVLEREEKNHEMQIRERYQLLNERLRETMQLSNPTAYKSISSNQTNHLAVSN
- the LOC124202363 gene encoding exosome complex component RRP43-like, whose amino-acid sequence is MATDHKTLQPLEFYKTFLDRKSRPDGRKLLEFRKMTLNAGSIGTADGSAIVKCGNTTVICGIKAELAAPEREEPSKGFIIPNVTLPSLCSSQIKSGPPGETAQAATQFIAELVNNNIIMDLETLCIKVSKWAWVLHCDLLCINLDGSLLDACVMALVAALKNLKLPIVSYDEEMDKLVSNPNEKMSFDTIKQPVTSTFSLFDNGILISDPTFEEEQLAAGLTSITMEGTSVTHMYKPGGCTLDEKQVKKLIQQSELKTKEVARLIEEACSSSIAER